A region of Daphnia carinata strain CSIRO-1 chromosome 10, CSIRO_AGI_Dcar_HiC_V3, whole genome shotgun sequence DNA encodes the following proteins:
- the LOC130701302 gene encoding NAD kinase-like isoform X1 — protein sequence MMMVRCDSHSSESVTHNASQTFGWKSPTNNKAAVVASSPQSMMITNVTTTATGIWPLDLEGHTRNVKPEDQFSRTRSGTWPRTRSLNAPSPIQQFGPCGRIMKNSAMVMTIQDPASQRLTWYKPPLTVLVIKKVRDATVLPPFVQLVKWLIAEKRMVVFVEHSVLDDPLLSNHPGFNMTRDKLMSFREGKDDLTDKIDFIVCLGGDGTLLYASSLFQQSVPPVMAFHLGSLGFLTPFEFDNFEEQVTNVLEGHAALTLRSRLRCIVLRKDDATGKATKAPTSLLVLNEVVIDRGPSPYLSNIDLYLDGKHITSVQGDGLIVSTPTGSTAYAVAAGASMIHPSVPAIMVTPICPHSLSFRPIVVPAGVELKISVSPESRNTAWVSFDGRSRQELKHGDSLRVTTSIYPVPSICAQDQISDWFDSLAECLHWNVRKKQRHLDELSDLTRSHSSSNDTLDSLDRPDTLDS from the exons ATGATGATGGTAAGGTGCGACTCACATTCATCCGAATCTGTTACACATAACGCTAGCCAGACCTTTGGCTGGAAATCACCGACTAATAACaaggctgctgttgttgcttcATCACCACAATCGATGATGATCACCAATGttacaacaacagcaacggGAATTTGGCCACTCGACCTGGAAGGTCATACCCGTAACGTCAAACCAGAAGATCAATTCTCCCGCACGAGATCGGGAACTTGGCC GAGGACGCGATCGCTGAACGCACCCAGCCCCATCCAGCAGTTTGGACCCTGCGGCAGGATCATGAAGAATTCCGCCATGGTCAT GACGATTCAAGATCCCGCCAGTCAACGCTTAACTTGGTACAAGCCGCCTCTGACGGTTCTCGTCATCAAGAAGGTGCGCGACGCCACCGTTTTGCCGCCGTTCGTGCAACTAGTCAAATGGCTCATTGCG GAGAAACGTATGGTGGTGTTCGTGGAACACTCGGTGCTGGACGACCCACTACTCAGCAATCATCCAGGATTTAACATGACGCGCGACAAACTCATGTCATTCCGCGAAGGCAAGGATGATCTCACCGACAAAATCGACTTTATCGTCTGTTTGGGAGGCGATGGCACGTTGCTGTACGCTAGCTCTCTATTTCAG CAATCGGTGCCTCCGGTGATGGCCTTCCATCTCGGCAGTTTGGGTTTTCTTACGCCCTTCGAATTTGACAATTTCGAAGAACAAGTGACTAATGTACTCGAAG GTCATGCGGCGTTGACGCTGCGGAGCCGATTGCGCTGCATCGTTTTACGTAAGGACGACGCGACGGGCAAAGCCACTAAAGCGCCAACCAGTCTGCTCGTCCTTAACGAAGTGGTCATTGACCGCGGCCCGTCACCCTACCTCTCTAACATTGACCTCTACCTCGACGGAAAACACATCACATCTGTCCAGGGAGACG GTCTGATTGTTTCGACGCCAACGGGCTCGACTGCCTACGCCGTAGCGGCCGGTGCCTCCATGATCCACCCGAGTGTACCCGCTATCATGGTGACACCGATTTGCCCGCATTCGCTCTCATTCCGACCAATCGTCGTTCCAGCCGGTGTTGAACTCAAG ATATCGGTATCTCCGGAGAGTCGCAACACGGCCTGGGTCTCCTTCGACGGACGCAGCCGCCAAGAGCTCAAGCACGGTGATAG CTTGAGGGTCACCACATCCATTTATCCAGTGCCGTCAATTTGCGCCCAGGACCAAATTTCAGATTGGTTTGACTCGCTGGCCGAGTGTCTGCACTGGAACGTCCGCAAGAAGCAACGACACCTTGATGAACTCTCTGATCTGACGC GTTCCCATTCGTCATCCAACGATACGCTCGACTCGCTCGATCGGCCCGACACGCTCGATAGTTAG
- the LOC130701302 gene encoding NAD kinase-like isoform X5, whose amino-acid sequence MAEKGTLVNGKLLADHPLQNSAVEAIKREAVRRTRSLNAPSPIQQFGPCGRIMKNSAMVMTIQDPASQRLTWYKPPLTVLVIKKVRDATVLPPFVQLVKWLIAEKRMVVFVEHSVLDDPLLSNHPGFNMTRDKLMSFREGKDDLTDKIDFIVCLGGDGTLLYASSLFQQSVPPVMAFHLGSLGFLTPFEFDNFEEQVTNVLEGHAALTLRSRLRCIVLRKDDATGKATKAPTSLLVLNEVVIDRGPSPYLSNIDLYLDGKHITSVQGDGLIVSTPTGSTAYAVAAGASMIHPSVPAIMVTPICPHSLSFRPIVVPAGVELKISVSPESRNTAWVSFDGRSRQELKHGDSLRVTTSIYPVPSICAQDQISDWFDSLAECLHWNVRKKQRHLDELSDLTRSHSSSNDTLDSLDRPDTLDS is encoded by the exons ATGGCTGAAAAGGGCACACTCGTCAATGGCAAACTCTTGGCAGATCATCCTTTGCAGAATTCGGCAGTTGAGGCCATCAAACGCGAGGCTGTTAG GAGGACGCGATCGCTGAACGCACCCAGCCCCATCCAGCAGTTTGGACCCTGCGGCAGGATCATGAAGAATTCCGCCATGGTCAT GACGATTCAAGATCCCGCCAGTCAACGCTTAACTTGGTACAAGCCGCCTCTGACGGTTCTCGTCATCAAGAAGGTGCGCGACGCCACCGTTTTGCCGCCGTTCGTGCAACTAGTCAAATGGCTCATTGCG GAGAAACGTATGGTGGTGTTCGTGGAACACTCGGTGCTGGACGACCCACTACTCAGCAATCATCCAGGATTTAACATGACGCGCGACAAACTCATGTCATTCCGCGAAGGCAAGGATGATCTCACCGACAAAATCGACTTTATCGTCTGTTTGGGAGGCGATGGCACGTTGCTGTACGCTAGCTCTCTATTTCAG CAATCGGTGCCTCCGGTGATGGCCTTCCATCTCGGCAGTTTGGGTTTTCTTACGCCCTTCGAATTTGACAATTTCGAAGAACAAGTGACTAATGTACTCGAAG GTCATGCGGCGTTGACGCTGCGGAGCCGATTGCGCTGCATCGTTTTACGTAAGGACGACGCGACGGGCAAAGCCACTAAAGCGCCAACCAGTCTGCTCGTCCTTAACGAAGTGGTCATTGACCGCGGCCCGTCACCCTACCTCTCTAACATTGACCTCTACCTCGACGGAAAACACATCACATCTGTCCAGGGAGACG GTCTGATTGTTTCGACGCCAACGGGCTCGACTGCCTACGCCGTAGCGGCCGGTGCCTCCATGATCCACCCGAGTGTACCCGCTATCATGGTGACACCGATTTGCCCGCATTCGCTCTCATTCCGACCAATCGTCGTTCCAGCCGGTGTTGAACTCAAG ATATCGGTATCTCCGGAGAGTCGCAACACGGCCTGGGTCTCCTTCGACGGACGCAGCCGCCAAGAGCTCAAGCACGGTGATAG CTTGAGGGTCACCACATCCATTTATCCAGTGCCGTCAATTTGCGCCCAGGACCAAATTTCAGATTGGTTTGACTCGCTGGCCGAGTGTCTGCACTGGAACGTCCGCAAGAAGCAACGACACCTTGATGAACTCTCTGATCTGACGC GTTCCCATTCGTCATCCAACGATACGCTCGACTCGCTCGATCGGCCCGACACGCTCGATAGTTAG
- the LOC130701302 gene encoding NAD kinase-like isoform X6 has protein sequence MKIETSSNQRMTWTIQDPASQRLTWYKPPLTVLVIKKVRDATVLPPFVQLVKWLIAEKRMVVFVEHSVLDDPLLSNHPGFNMTRDKLMSFREGKDDLTDKIDFIVCLGGDGTLLYASSLFQQSVPPVMAFHLGSLGFLTPFEFDNFEEQVTNVLEGHAALTLRSRLRCIVLRKDDATGKATKAPTSLLVLNEVVIDRGPSPYLSNIDLYLDGKHITSVQGDGLIVSTPTGSTAYAVAAGASMIHPSVPAIMVTPICPHSLSFRPIVVPAGVELKISVSPESRNTAWVSFDGRSRQELKHGDSLRVTTSIYPVPSICAQDQISDWFDSLAECLHWNVRKKQRHLDELSDLTRSHSSSNDTLDSLDRPDTLDS, from the exons ATGAAGATCGAGACGAGTTCCAATCAACGAATGACTTG GACGATTCAAGATCCCGCCAGTCAACGCTTAACTTGGTACAAGCCGCCTCTGACGGTTCTCGTCATCAAGAAGGTGCGCGACGCCACCGTTTTGCCGCCGTTCGTGCAACTAGTCAAATGGCTCATTGCG GAGAAACGTATGGTGGTGTTCGTGGAACACTCGGTGCTGGACGACCCACTACTCAGCAATCATCCAGGATTTAACATGACGCGCGACAAACTCATGTCATTCCGCGAAGGCAAGGATGATCTCACCGACAAAATCGACTTTATCGTCTGTTTGGGAGGCGATGGCACGTTGCTGTACGCTAGCTCTCTATTTCAG CAATCGGTGCCTCCGGTGATGGCCTTCCATCTCGGCAGTTTGGGTTTTCTTACGCCCTTCGAATTTGACAATTTCGAAGAACAAGTGACTAATGTACTCGAAG GTCATGCGGCGTTGACGCTGCGGAGCCGATTGCGCTGCATCGTTTTACGTAAGGACGACGCGACGGGCAAAGCCACTAAAGCGCCAACCAGTCTGCTCGTCCTTAACGAAGTGGTCATTGACCGCGGCCCGTCACCCTACCTCTCTAACATTGACCTCTACCTCGACGGAAAACACATCACATCTGTCCAGGGAGACG GTCTGATTGTTTCGACGCCAACGGGCTCGACTGCCTACGCCGTAGCGGCCGGTGCCTCCATGATCCACCCGAGTGTACCCGCTATCATGGTGACACCGATTTGCCCGCATTCGCTCTCATTCCGACCAATCGTCGTTCCAGCCGGTGTTGAACTCAAG ATATCGGTATCTCCGGAGAGTCGCAACACGGCCTGGGTCTCCTTCGACGGACGCAGCCGCCAAGAGCTCAAGCACGGTGATAG CTTGAGGGTCACCACATCCATTTATCCAGTGCCGTCAATTTGCGCCCAGGACCAAATTTCAGATTGGTTTGACTCGCTGGCCGAGTGTCTGCACTGGAACGTCCGCAAGAAGCAACGACACCTTGATGAACTCTCTGATCTGACGC GTTCCCATTCGTCATCCAACGATACGCTCGACTCGCTCGATCGGCCCGACACGCTCGATAGTTAG
- the LOC130701302 gene encoding NAD kinase-like isoform X4, protein MECQSHKQTIPPVGDQVDNVPFDIGNGSEESSLSLNDASHQCRCKEDKRTRSLNAPSPIQQFGPCGRIMKNSAMVMTIQDPASQRLTWYKPPLTVLVIKKVRDATVLPPFVQLVKWLIAEKRMVVFVEHSVLDDPLLSNHPGFNMTRDKLMSFREGKDDLTDKIDFIVCLGGDGTLLYASSLFQQSVPPVMAFHLGSLGFLTPFEFDNFEEQVTNVLEGHAALTLRSRLRCIVLRKDDATGKATKAPTSLLVLNEVVIDRGPSPYLSNIDLYLDGKHITSVQGDGLIVSTPTGSTAYAVAAGASMIHPSVPAIMVTPICPHSLSFRPIVVPAGVELKISVSPESRNTAWVSFDGRSRQELKHGDSLRVTTSIYPVPSICAQDQISDWFDSLAECLHWNVRKKQRHLDELSDLTRSHSSSNDTLDSLDRPDTLDS, encoded by the exons ATGGAGTGTCAAAGTCATAAACAGACAATACCTCCTGTTGGGGACCAGGTGGACAATGTGCCATTTGACATTGGCAACGGAAGTGAAGAATCTTCACTCAGTTTGAACGATGCAAGCCATCAGTGCAGGTGTAAAGAAGACAA GAGGACGCGATCGCTGAACGCACCCAGCCCCATCCAGCAGTTTGGACCCTGCGGCAGGATCATGAAGAATTCCGCCATGGTCAT GACGATTCAAGATCCCGCCAGTCAACGCTTAACTTGGTACAAGCCGCCTCTGACGGTTCTCGTCATCAAGAAGGTGCGCGACGCCACCGTTTTGCCGCCGTTCGTGCAACTAGTCAAATGGCTCATTGCG GAGAAACGTATGGTGGTGTTCGTGGAACACTCGGTGCTGGACGACCCACTACTCAGCAATCATCCAGGATTTAACATGACGCGCGACAAACTCATGTCATTCCGCGAAGGCAAGGATGATCTCACCGACAAAATCGACTTTATCGTCTGTTTGGGAGGCGATGGCACGTTGCTGTACGCTAGCTCTCTATTTCAG CAATCGGTGCCTCCGGTGATGGCCTTCCATCTCGGCAGTTTGGGTTTTCTTACGCCCTTCGAATTTGACAATTTCGAAGAACAAGTGACTAATGTACTCGAAG GTCATGCGGCGTTGACGCTGCGGAGCCGATTGCGCTGCATCGTTTTACGTAAGGACGACGCGACGGGCAAAGCCACTAAAGCGCCAACCAGTCTGCTCGTCCTTAACGAAGTGGTCATTGACCGCGGCCCGTCACCCTACCTCTCTAACATTGACCTCTACCTCGACGGAAAACACATCACATCTGTCCAGGGAGACG GTCTGATTGTTTCGACGCCAACGGGCTCGACTGCCTACGCCGTAGCGGCCGGTGCCTCCATGATCCACCCGAGTGTACCCGCTATCATGGTGACACCGATTTGCCCGCATTCGCTCTCATTCCGACCAATCGTCGTTCCAGCCGGTGTTGAACTCAAG ATATCGGTATCTCCGGAGAGTCGCAACACGGCCTGGGTCTCCTTCGACGGACGCAGCCGCCAAGAGCTCAAGCACGGTGATAG CTTGAGGGTCACCACATCCATTTATCCAGTGCCGTCAATTTGCGCCCAGGACCAAATTTCAGATTGGTTTGACTCGCTGGCCGAGTGTCTGCACTGGAACGTCCGCAAGAAGCAACGACACCTTGATGAACTCTCTGATCTGACGC GTTCCCATTCGTCATCCAACGATACGCTCGACTCGCTCGATCGGCCCGACACGCTCGATAGTTAG
- the LOC130701302 gene encoding NAD kinase-like isoform X2, translating into MMMVRCDSHSSESVTHNASQTFGWKSPTNNKAAVVASSPQSMMITNVTTTATGIWPLDLEGHTRNVKPEDQFSRTRSGTWPRTRSLNAPSPIQQFGPCGRIMKNSAMVMTIQDPASQRLTWYKPPLTVLVIKKVRDATVLPPFVQLVKWLIAEKRMVVFVEHSVLDDPLLSNHPGFNMTRDKLMSFREGKDDLTDKIDFIVCLGGDGTLLYASSLFQQSVPPVMAFHLGSLGFLTPFEFDNFEEQVTNVLEGHAALTLRSRLRCIVLRKDDATGKATKAPTSLLVLNEVVIDRGPSPYLSNIDLYLDGKHITSVQGDGLIVSTPTGSTAYAVAAGASMIHPSVPAIMVTPICPHSLSFRPIVVPAGVELKVTLHPDARNTAWVSFDGRHHQEMNVGDSLRVTTSIYPVPSICAQDQISDWFDSLAECLHWNVRKKQRHLDELSDLTRSHSSSNDTLDSLDRPDTLDS; encoded by the exons ATGATGATGGTAAGGTGCGACTCACATTCATCCGAATCTGTTACACATAACGCTAGCCAGACCTTTGGCTGGAAATCACCGACTAATAACaaggctgctgttgttgcttcATCACCACAATCGATGATGATCACCAATGttacaacaacagcaacggGAATTTGGCCACTCGACCTGGAAGGTCATACCCGTAACGTCAAACCAGAAGATCAATTCTCCCGCACGAGATCGGGAACTTGGCC GAGGACGCGATCGCTGAACGCACCCAGCCCCATCCAGCAGTTTGGACCCTGCGGCAGGATCATGAAGAATTCCGCCATGGTCAT GACGATTCAAGATCCCGCCAGTCAACGCTTAACTTGGTACAAGCCGCCTCTGACGGTTCTCGTCATCAAGAAGGTGCGCGACGCCACCGTTTTGCCGCCGTTCGTGCAACTAGTCAAATGGCTCATTGCG GAGAAACGTATGGTGGTGTTCGTGGAACACTCGGTGCTGGACGACCCACTACTCAGCAATCATCCAGGATTTAACATGACGCGCGACAAACTCATGTCATTCCGCGAAGGCAAGGATGATCTCACCGACAAAATCGACTTTATCGTCTGTTTGGGAGGCGATGGCACGTTGCTGTACGCTAGCTCTCTATTTCAG CAATCGGTGCCTCCGGTGATGGCCTTCCATCTCGGCAGTTTGGGTTTTCTTACGCCCTTCGAATTTGACAATTTCGAAGAACAAGTGACTAATGTACTCGAAG GTCATGCGGCGTTGACGCTGCGGAGCCGATTGCGCTGCATCGTTTTACGTAAGGACGACGCGACGGGCAAAGCCACTAAAGCGCCAACCAGTCTGCTCGTCCTTAACGAAGTGGTCATTGACCGCGGCCCGTCACCCTACCTCTCTAACATTGACCTCTACCTCGACGGAAAACACATCACATCTGTCCAGGGAGACG GTCTGATTGTTTCGACGCCAACGGGCTCGACTGCCTACGCCGTAGCGGCCGGTGCCTCCATGATCCACCCGAGTGTACCCGCTATCATGGTGACACCGATTTGCCCGCATTCGCTCTCATTCCGACCAATCGTCGTTCCAGCCGGTGTTGAACTCAAG GTGACGCTCCACCCCGATGCTCGCAACACGGCCTGGGTATCCTTCGACGGAAGACACCATCAAGAGATGAATGTCGGAGATAG CTTGAGGGTCACCACATCCATTTATCCAGTGCCGTCAATTTGCGCCCAGGACCAAATTTCAGATTGGTTTGACTCGCTGGCCGAGTGTCTGCACTGGAACGTCCGCAAGAAGCAACGACACCTTGATGAACTCTCTGATCTGACGC GTTCCCATTCGTCATCCAACGATACGCTCGACTCGCTCGATCGGCCCGACACGCTCGATAGTTAG
- the LOC130701302 gene encoding NAD kinase-like isoform X3: MMEGDLKLAQVLARMSTNNSRSNSPARTGSPNPGADGGGTASDDSIKTHASMVLEKIQGFRRTRSLNAPSPIQQFGPCGRIMKNSAMVMTIQDPASQRLTWYKPPLTVLVIKKVRDATVLPPFVQLVKWLIAEKRMVVFVEHSVLDDPLLSNHPGFNMTRDKLMSFREGKDDLTDKIDFIVCLGGDGTLLYASSLFQQSVPPVMAFHLGSLGFLTPFEFDNFEEQVTNVLEGHAALTLRSRLRCIVLRKDDATGKATKAPTSLLVLNEVVIDRGPSPYLSNIDLYLDGKHITSVQGDGLIVSTPTGSTAYAVAAGASMIHPSVPAIMVTPICPHSLSFRPIVVPAGVELKISVSPESRNTAWVSFDGRSRQELKHGDSLRVTTSIYPVPSICAQDQISDWFDSLAECLHWNVRKKQRHLDELSDLTRSHSSSNDTLDSLDRPDTLDS, from the exons ATGATGGAAGGAGATTTGAAACTGGCTCAGGTCTTGGCACGCATGAGCACCAATAATTCGAGGAGTAACAGTCCGGCTCGAACGGGCAGCCCAAATCCGGGTGCAGATGGAGGTGGGACGGCCAGCGACGACTCCATCAAAACGCACGCTTCCATGGTGCTGGAAAAGATTCAAGGCTTCAG GAGGACGCGATCGCTGAACGCACCCAGCCCCATCCAGCAGTTTGGACCCTGCGGCAGGATCATGAAGAATTCCGCCATGGTCAT GACGATTCAAGATCCCGCCAGTCAACGCTTAACTTGGTACAAGCCGCCTCTGACGGTTCTCGTCATCAAGAAGGTGCGCGACGCCACCGTTTTGCCGCCGTTCGTGCAACTAGTCAAATGGCTCATTGCG GAGAAACGTATGGTGGTGTTCGTGGAACACTCGGTGCTGGACGACCCACTACTCAGCAATCATCCAGGATTTAACATGACGCGCGACAAACTCATGTCATTCCGCGAAGGCAAGGATGATCTCACCGACAAAATCGACTTTATCGTCTGTTTGGGAGGCGATGGCACGTTGCTGTACGCTAGCTCTCTATTTCAG CAATCGGTGCCTCCGGTGATGGCCTTCCATCTCGGCAGTTTGGGTTTTCTTACGCCCTTCGAATTTGACAATTTCGAAGAACAAGTGACTAATGTACTCGAAG GTCATGCGGCGTTGACGCTGCGGAGCCGATTGCGCTGCATCGTTTTACGTAAGGACGACGCGACGGGCAAAGCCACTAAAGCGCCAACCAGTCTGCTCGTCCTTAACGAAGTGGTCATTGACCGCGGCCCGTCACCCTACCTCTCTAACATTGACCTCTACCTCGACGGAAAACACATCACATCTGTCCAGGGAGACG GTCTGATTGTTTCGACGCCAACGGGCTCGACTGCCTACGCCGTAGCGGCCGGTGCCTCCATGATCCACCCGAGTGTACCCGCTATCATGGTGACACCGATTTGCCCGCATTCGCTCTCATTCCGACCAATCGTCGTTCCAGCCGGTGTTGAACTCAAG ATATCGGTATCTCCGGAGAGTCGCAACACGGCCTGGGTCTCCTTCGACGGACGCAGCCGCCAAGAGCTCAAGCACGGTGATAG CTTGAGGGTCACCACATCCATTTATCCAGTGCCGTCAATTTGCGCCCAGGACCAAATTTCAGATTGGTTTGACTCGCTGGCCGAGTGTCTGCACTGGAACGTCCGCAAGAAGCAACGACACCTTGATGAACTCTCTGATCTGACGC GTTCCCATTCGTCATCCAACGATACGCTCGACTCGCTCGATCGGCCCGACACGCTCGATAGTTAG